The Raphanus sativus cultivar WK10039 chromosome 6, ASM80110v3, whole genome shotgun sequence sequence AGTTTAGAATTGAGAATTGTGCATTGTACAGgtgtgttttatttatttgtgtcTTTacaattcacaaaaaaaaaaaaagattgcgAGTTTTGACTAGAAAACAATAATTGTTGATCATATTTTCAACATTCATTGGAcaagttttagcaaaaaaaaaaacacttttcttgaacaccaaaaaaaacattcatttgacaaattttttgacaaaaaaaaattgttaaccaTAGATCAAGGTTTATGGGATgaaataaatagaaaactacactaatcttgtgtgttttgtttctgGAATAAACACTAACATAAGTTATATTTCCAATGTGTTAAACCATTATTGATTAAATTTCATGAACCTGtctcttaaattttaatttaatgacAATAGAAAAAGAGGGAAGCACggtttaaaaatcaaaaagagGGTCGACATCAAAGGACCAAAGACAAGAAAGCTCATGGGAAATCCCCACttgtctttcttctttttttgaccCCATTAAGAATAGTTCTTGttcaacaaaaaataacaaGAGGAAAATTCCAAGAAATTTCTTAAAAGAAGGATTTGATGAttcaacaaaaaagaaaagaaacacacaatttATTTTCATCATAAGATACTTTTAGCATTTTGGAAAATGTAGGTCCAGAAAAACTGACCTAACAAGAACAAAACGTATCAATAGTATCTAAAGAATCCAAGGGAAAAGCTTAGACCTTTAAAAAATGTGCTCCTCTTCCTCTCAAGACAAAGACCTTGTGTGAGAAGTGGAATGCACTACCAGATGTTGCAACAAAAGGTTTTATAACATTGGCAAGAAAGCAAAAGACATAAAGAAAGATTCTCTGTCTTGTTTAAAAAAGGTAAAACATTTCATGAGTAAAGAGAGCATTAGGTTGAGTAGGTTTGAGAAAGACAAAGGAGTAGTTGAATCTTAGCTATCTATACAAGTCTAAAAGATATACATATAGCCATAATGCTGACATTATTTTTTTGATCTTAAAATGAATGTCATTAATTAACGGGTAAATCATGGAGAGATCAATAGAATTGTATCATACAACTAACTGATGAAGAGCTAAGGCAAAATAATCTTTGCCTGCATTTCACTTTATTGTTCTTGAACTTGATTTTCTCACTCAACAAAAACCTAACGTAGTTTCTCATCAGTCAATAATTAGTGTCTTTTATGTTGTTTGAAACGGGGGATTCGATGGTTATTGTAATATCATTTACAACCAACACCTTACAAAGACAATTTTCTATGAATTTATGTACATTACAACGGAAGAGGTCTCTTGTGATTTTTACGacaataaattttttatcttgATGTTTCTCTTCATTCTGTTCATGTGTTCTCCCAAGTAACAAAACATTTTCATGTCTAGGTGATCAAACCAAATCCTGTAACGTTTGAAAGTTTCACACTATATCCCGGGAAAACAGAGCCGCTTGATCAATAAATGGGCCTGGcctaatttgattatttattcgcccaaacaagaaaaatgaggcttttattgttttttttttgaatgaatataaaattttatttaaacaaaactttttacAACTAGTGCATCAAATTTGAATCtacaaaatagaaacaaaacCAACAAGAAAAACCTATCACTTAACTCATCTCAACTTGCTAAGCTAACCCCTCTAtaatcaaaatttcaaaaccTTCAAACTTCCCCCTCAAACTTAACCATGTGACACAAGTCAAGTTTGGAAATGCCATGAAATtttcctcattaaaaccttcattagagaaaacccaaaTGGAACAAAACTCCAAtagaggaaaaagagtaaaaatctcATAGCTAGGCTACTATTAAATTGCCAAAATTACTGCTCCTACAGAGTAAAAATCTCCCTTCTAAGTCTGGAAAACCAACTGTTTCTTCAAGCTCAAAACTCCACAAATCAAGAAATCAAGCCATCATCAAACTGTTTCTTCTCCTGTTTCTTACAGTTAATTACAGTTAAACAAGCTATACTACAGTGGAATGAACTtacaaaatgaaacaaaaagtaTTATGATGCAGTGACTTTGTCACATATAACACAATGATCTGAAACAATTTTATCCATTGCACTTCCTTGTTCAATTTCAAACTTACTACTAAACTTATTCCACAAATGCAACCCATAGCTTCTCCTCTGCATCTCAAGAACCTTGACTTGAACTCTCTTCAAGTCCTTCTCTGttcttggaaccttgaagagcTTCTCAATCTCAACCCAATTAACCGAATAAAACGCAGAAGGTGTCATGACGGTGAAGTTATACCCCTCGGTTCCTTCCACGGACCGAGCCACTCTAGAGACAAGGTACGGTCCGTTATGACCCCAAACGTTTCCGTTGAAAGTCAACGCGAACTCTTCAACGCATTTGAGCAAGAGAGGATGGTTCTTGTCAAATATCAAAACCGCATTGTTTAACCTCGTCCAGTTTCTCGAAACCGGTTCGAGAGTCTGCGCACCGATCACGTTCCTCAAGTGTTTGAAACTCTTCAGAACAATCATGTCAGTGTCTAGATAAACACCTCCGAACTTGAACAAGTACGCGAGTCTCATTAGGTTCGAGAGGTTCTGAGCTAAAGAGATCTTTCCAGGATCTCTTTTCCCTGTCTGAATCTCCTCGAGCCAAGACTCTCCGGCCGTGTCCTTGAGCAGGAAAGGCAAGTCAGGAGTTATAGCTGTAACTCTGTAACCACGATCAAGAAACGGTTTCAAGATTCTAAACCCTAGAGGAGAATCCATCGTTGAAGATAAAATGATCAAGCAACCTTTAGGATGAGACTTAAACACGCTTTCTACCGACAAAACCTCTCTCTTACCGAACATAACCGCGGGAGAGATCCACGTCATCATGAAGTTGACCTCACAATCATCTCTCAAAAACTCTGTTGCTCTCTGCTGAAACTTCTCGTCTCTGCCTCCAAAAGCCTCGAGAACGTGAAGATTGTTATCCTCCTTGACTGTGATCGTATAGTTactttgctctctctctgacCTCAGAGGTAAGTAAGGAACAACTGTTTTGATCTCTATCGTCACAACCTCTGTGAAGTCTCTAACCAGTACATGAGAGACGATGAAGATCGTGAAAACGATGAGAGATATGACCGAGGCGGCAGACGCTGTGAAGAGTGATGATGGTGAGCGGTTTAACCGCCGGTGATTGAACATCACCGTGACTTTCTTGGCGATGACGTTATCCATTTTGGTTGAGAATTAAAGGTAGGAGAACTCAGTTTTGTGAAGTCtgtgttttgttgttttcttataGTTTGTTTTTTGCTTGTGGTTGAAGCTGTCGTGTTCTGAAAAGTTCTTAAGCCGCCAGAGAACGTAGACTTCAGTTTGTCATtattaatctaatctattaatttaggaattatctactatttgaatttctcatttaaattttggactctttcatagttggtgctaaaatatatcatgcctcctatacaatgcaacctaccaacttaaattaaaccaaatcttaaccaacatagattagttaaacctaaccagtaatacttttataatatttttggttaatctcttaatataattagattatataaaactgaaccactcttaaatcaacgagttccatatcatttcagacataagagaaaaaatatccgactcatttacaacgtaagcatacaaagaccgtatatgcttatgctcattgatcttccaaaaaccaaataattgtggcatagaccaacataggctcatgttcgtatcactaactttacttccatatatttactcttcacctacatcatattaCAACATACACaattatgcaagaacatgaactttttttgttcaaacaaccaaataatagtggcatatggtcagtagattttttaaatatgttttttttatatattacattttacgagactatgtgtataagttttttttttaaaaaagaacataactatgtgtataagttaaaaggtaaaaagtgtgacaaggcaaattattatactaaaaatgaaagaagattaaatacaaactaataacaagtacaacacaaattataacactattaaattctatatattatatatatgtctaatacacatattatatataccatatattattaattaaaatttgacaaatcaatttccgccctttagggcgggtcgtAATCTAGTTATGTGGTTAAATTAATGGAGGGGGACCATAAGTTTAAATAAACGACCATGATTTCTCCATACTCTTAAAAGATCTCAAAACTTTTGACGACTGTTTGTTCATCATCTCATTTGATTATATCAGTTATACACAGCCATTAGGATCGGATAAGTCGGTTTTAGTTCGGTTTAATACGATTCAGCTTAAATTTagcttattataaaaaaataattagtttgaGGTATAGTATACCTGGTATACTTACGGGAGTGTATTGAATCTAAAGTTTAagatgatttgaattttaacgAGGTTTTAAATGATTTCAATGAATTGCAGAGtaaagatgatttttttgttaagccactctagaatatcacctaaaaatATAAGActtgaattttagttttttttaactagGAAATTCCATtcaaacactctaaaatcacttaaaaactttaaaatcacataaattaaaatatttctaataacAGTGAATTTCGGAGTACTTTATAAAaagtcaagttca is a genomic window containing:
- the LOC108809947 gene encoding uncharacterized protein LOC108809947, giving the protein MDNVIAKKVTVMFNHRRLNRSPSSLFTASAASVISLIVFTIFIVSHVLVRDFTEVVTIEIKTVVPYLPLRSEREQSNYTITVKEDNNLHVLEAFGGRDEKFQQRATEFLRDDCEVNFMMTWISPAVMFGKREVLSVESVFKSHPKGCLIILSSTMDSPLGFRILKPFLDRGYRVTAITPDLPFLLKDTAGESWLEEIQTGKRDPGKISLAQNLSNLMRLAYLFKFGGVYLDTDMIVLKSFKHLRNVIGAQTLEPVSRNWTRLNNAVLIFDKNHPLLLKCVEEFALTFNGNVWGHNGPYLVSRVARSVEGTEGYNFTVMTPSAFYSVNWVEIEKLFKVPRTEKDLKRVQVKVLEMQRRSYGLHLWNKFSSKFEIEQGSAMDKIVSDHCVICDKVTAS